One window of the Lytechinus pictus isolate F3 Inbred chromosome 5, Lp3.0, whole genome shotgun sequence genome contains the following:
- the LOC129260339 gene encoding gamma-aminobutyric acid type B receptor subunit 2-like has translation MIASFSEETARKVLCEAFMRKLYGPKRIFIFRGFLESNWWKTSDKPVDLRCTDDDMMTVLQSVITVYFNMNARQRTAVATAQTYLSFRKEMSRILGSKILTSHDVAANAHDGIWAIGYGLNQSRAFIGNRSLHDYTYNDKNMTRTFYNHILKSQFYGVSGPMGFQADGDRTGFFVIEQIKDGERVVLGTLEQGQVIKWLLPTEDIWDQNNGQPPFDEDRTHEILVVQTISKISVIIMSVFAVMGVSLSLFFFIFNIRNRKNRFIKMSSPNLNNLTICGISLGYTCVILLGIDPGMLTPPHQYIICGARVWFISFAFTIAFGGMFTKTWRVYHIIINKRTTRKVIKDRHLVGIILVLLIIDLIILGIKEIVDPYHVIDELIEKPRTQKDRENFVLYIHVYRRCSAKFNTIWTIILVVYKSFIMVFGAFLSFQTRTISISGLNDSYYVGLSIYNACLCCAVAVPLSLFKINSLNVTYAVTSGFIIFCATTILCTLFLPKISAIYRQHHEVGNIQRFGLNTTHSMPGTSGVTTVKMMGREPTQLGEHNAINKKA, from the exons ATGATAGCTAGCTTCTCAGAGGAAACGGCTAGAAAAGTATTATGCGAG GCCTTTATGCGCAAATTGTATGGTCCTAAACGAATCTTCATCTTTCGCGGTTTCCTGGAGTCCAACTGGTGGAAAACCTCAGACAAACCAGTGGATCTAAGGTGCAcagatgatgatatgatgactGTCCTACAGAGTGTAATTACTGTATACTTCAACATGAATGCAAGACAAAGGACTGCAGTCGCAACGGCCCAG ACGTACCTGTCCTTTCGAAAGGAGATGTCCCGGATCCTGGGCTCGAAGATCTTAACGAGCCACGATGTAGCAGCGAATGCTCACGATGGGATCTGGGCTATCGGATACGGTCTCAACCAGTCTCGTGCCTTTATTGGTAATCGAAGTCTACACGATTACACGTACAATGACAAGAACATGACAAGAACATTCTACAACCACATCCTCAAATCACAGTTTTATGGTGTATCG GGACCAATGGGATTCCAAGCAGACGGTGACAGAACGGGGTTTTTCGTCATTGAACAAATTAAAG ATGGAGAACGTGTAGTCTTAGGAACTTTAGAACAAGGCCAAGTTATTAAATGGCTCTTGCCTACCGAGGATATATGGGATCAAAATA ACGGACAGCCACCATTTGACGAGGACCGCACGCATGAGATCTTGGTAGTCCAAACTATCTCTAAAATATCGGTTATCATAATGAGCGTCTTTGCTGTAATGGGAGTATCCTTATCACTgttcttcttcattttcaatatcaGAAATAGGAAGAATAG GTTTATTAAGATGTCTAGTCCAAATCTGAACAACCTCACTATCTGTGGAATTTCTTTAGGATATACATGTGTGATCTTACTTGGCATAGACCCTGGAATGTTAACACCTCCACATCAGTACATCATATGCGGG gCGCGTGTGTGGTTTATCTCGTTTGCTTTCACTATAGCATTCGGGGGAATGTTTACCAAAACGTGGAGGgtctatcatatcatcatcaacaaacGAACCACCAGGAAG GTGATAAAGGATCGACATCTGGTTGGCATCATTTTGGTGCTTTTAATCATTGACCTCATCATTCTGGGCATCAAGGAGATCGTTGATCCTTATCACGTTATTGATGAGCTGATCGAGAAACCACGG acCCAGAAAGACCGTGAAAATTTCGTACTGTACATCCATGTTTACCGACGATGTTCTGCCAAGTTCAATACAATATGGACCATCATCTTGGTTGTATACAAGAGTTTCATCATGGTGTTTGGGGCATTCTTGTCTTTCCAGACAAG GACAATTAGCATTTCTGGACTGAATGACAGTTACTATGTTGGACTATCTATATACAATGCTTGCCTGTGTTGCGCTGTGGCTGTTCCCTTATCACTTTTCAAGATAAACTCTCTCAACGTGACCTACGCCGTTACATCTGGGTTCATCATCTTTTGTGCGACAACTATTCTCTGTACACTTTTCCTTCCCAAG ATATCCGCCATCTATCGGCAGCATCATGAAGTAGGTAACATCCAACGATTCGGTCTGAACACAACTCACTCTATGCCAGGAACATCAGGTGTGACAACTGTTAAAATGATGGGACGAGAACCAACTCAACTAGGTGAACATAATGCCATCAATAAGAAAGCTTGA